Proteins encoded in a region of the Zunongwangia endophytica genome:
- a CDS encoding efflux RND transporter permease subunit, translated as MEKLTNAIVSFSLKNTLIVFFLTGLLAAAGIYSYIHTPIEAFPDVTNTRARIITQWPGRSAEEVEKFVTLPMMKKMNTIPKKSDVRSISLFGLSVVTIIFEDGVDDFYAQQYAANRLQGVDLPEGSDPEIDPPYGATGEIFRYVIDSERPIKELSAIQEWVIERELLAVPGISDVQSFGGEEKTYQIQVNPTALEQYDLTPLDLYEAITKSNINVGGDMIQKGQQAYVVRGVGLLTSIEDIENTLITTHNQTPVLVKNVAKVAISAKPRLGQVSLDDDEDVVEGIVVMLRGENPAEVIERLKNKIEELNERILPDDVKIKSFIDRTELVNSTVKTVSTNLVEGIVLVSLIVLVFLFNWRTTITVAIIIPLSFLFSIILLKIQGMPANLISMGALDFGLLLEGTLVIVEAVYVKLEEKSLELGFERYKQISKGDIIRNSVSKVAPHIFFAQLILIIALFPIFSFEKVEGKMFSPLAFTLGYALLGSLLLSLTLVPTMCKVLLNKHITVKNNPVVNFFRGNIFRLFNAASKYRKLTMVAFLAVFIVCIVKLLNYGTEFIPQLNEGALYIRATLPNSVSLEESVKTGKQIKQKLRSFDEVKFVLNQTGRPNDGTDPTGFFNNEFHIELKSRDDWKRDLNKDELIAEMKDTLDQFKGINFGFSQPIQDNVEEYVAGVKSSLVIKIFGDNLFLMEDQATQVAETISKIEGITDVLVYKNIGLPELRISLQENKMAQYAVSTEDAQAVIEMAIGGKTASYFYEDERKFDLQIRFDEPYRDSEEEIGNILIPTLNDKKVPLKNIADIEFKTGPAFIYREGSSRYTGVGFSIDGRDLGSTIADAQKAVDEEINFPTNTKVEWAGEFESKERATKQLTYIVPAVLLLIIFLLYMNFGNIKDTIICISTLSFAFIGGFISLWLTGTIFGISAGIGFIILFGVCTIDGIILVAVMKENLEHMTLKEAVSEGVYSRIRPVVMIALMGSLGLLPAALSNGMGSEVQKPLAIMIVGGLLICMLLSFTVLPQIFYLFYKKKNN; from the coding sequence ATGGAAAAGTTAACCAATGCGATAGTGTCGTTTTCTTTAAAAAATACATTAATTGTATTTTTTCTAACGGGACTATTAGCTGCAGCAGGTATCTATAGTTACATCCATACGCCTATTGAGGCTTTCCCAGATGTAACCAACACGCGGGCAAGAATTATTACGCAATGGCCAGGTAGAAGTGCAGAAGAAGTAGAGAAATTTGTCACGCTGCCAATGATGAAAAAAATGAACACCATTCCTAAAAAGTCTGATGTTCGTTCAATTTCATTATTTGGTTTATCGGTAGTGACTATTATTTTTGAAGATGGCGTAGACGATTTTTATGCGCAACAATATGCTGCAAATAGATTACAAGGCGTAGATTTACCGGAAGGTTCAGATCCAGAAATCGATCCGCCTTACGGAGCAACGGGAGAAATTTTTAGGTATGTGATCGATAGTGAACGTCCCATCAAAGAACTTTCTGCGATACAAGAATGGGTAATCGAAAGAGAACTTCTTGCAGTCCCCGGAATATCTGATGTACAAAGTTTTGGAGGTGAAGAAAAAACCTATCAGATTCAGGTTAATCCAACTGCTTTAGAACAATACGATCTTACTCCTTTAGATCTTTACGAAGCCATCACCAAAAGTAATATCAACGTTGGTGGAGATATGATTCAGAAAGGTCAGCAAGCTTATGTTGTTCGTGGTGTTGGTTTACTAACCAGCATAGAAGATATAGAAAATACCTTAATCACAACACATAATCAAACGCCGGTCTTAGTTAAAAACGTAGCCAAAGTAGCAATTTCAGCTAAACCAAGATTAGGCCAAGTAAGTTTAGATGACGATGAAGATGTAGTTGAAGGAATTGTGGTAATGCTCCGTGGAGAGAACCCTGCGGAAGTCATTGAACGCTTAAAAAACAAAATTGAAGAACTTAACGAGCGTATTCTACCCGACGATGTAAAAATAAAATCTTTTATCGATCGTACCGAATTGGTAAACTCTACCGTAAAAACGGTAAGCACCAATTTAGTAGAAGGGATTGTACTAGTTTCACTTATTGTATTGGTTTTCTTATTCAACTGGAGAACTACAATAACCGTAGCGATCATTATTCCGCTATCCTTTTTATTCAGTATAATTTTACTGAAAATACAAGGAATGCCGGCCAATCTCATCTCTATGGGAGCTTTAGATTTTGGGCTACTGCTGGAAGGTACGCTGGTTATTGTGGAAGCTGTTTATGTGAAATTAGAAGAAAAATCTCTTGAATTAGGGTTTGAGCGCTATAAACAAATCTCTAAAGGGGATATTATTAGAAACAGCGTTAGCAAAGTAGCGCCCCACATTTTCTTTGCGCAGCTTATTTTAATTATAGCGCTCTTCCCTATTTTTTCATTTGAAAAAGTTGAAGGAAAAATGTTTAGTCCGCTTGCTTTTACCTTAGGTTATGCACTTTTAGGATCGCTTTTATTAAGTTTAACCTTAGTTCCCACAATGTGTAAAGTTTTACTGAATAAGCACATCACCGTTAAAAATAATCCCGTTGTAAACTTTTTCCGCGGAAATATTTTCAGATTATTTAATGCCGCTAGTAAATATAGAAAGCTAACAATGGTCGCTTTTCTAGCCGTTTTTATTGTATGTATTGTAAAATTATTAAATTATGGAACCGAATTTATTCCGCAGCTAAATGAAGGCGCACTTTACATTAGAGCAACTTTACCCAACAGTGTAAGTTTAGAAGAATCTGTAAAAACAGGTAAACAAATCAAGCAAAAATTACGCTCTTTTGATGAAGTAAAGTTTGTCTTAAATCAAACCGGTAGACCTAACGATGGTACCGACCCTACAGGTTTTTTTAATAATGAATTTCATATCGAATTAAAATCTAGAGATGACTGGAAAAGAGATCTCAACAAAGATGAATTGATTGCTGAAATGAAAGATACTTTAGATCAATTTAAAGGGATTAATTTTGGATTCTCTCAACCTATTCAAGATAACGTTGAAGAATACGTTGCCGGAGTAAAAAGCTCTTTAGTGATCAAGATTTTTGGAGATAATCTATTTCTAATGGAAGATCAAGCTACTCAAGTAGCAGAAACCATCAGCAAAATTGAAGGAATCACCGATGTGTTGGTGTATAAAAACATTGGCTTACCAGAGCTGCGCATTAGTTTACAAGAAAATAAAATGGCGCAATATGCGGTAAGCACAGAAGATGCTCAAGCCGTTATCGAAATGGCGATTGGAGGAAAAACTGCTTCTTATTTTTATGAAGATGAACGTAAATTTGATCTACAAATCAGGTTTGACGAGCCATATCGTGATAGCGAAGAAGAAATAGGAAATATTCTTATTCCTACGCTAAACGATAAAAAAGTTCCGCTTAAAAATATCGCTGATATTGAATTTAAAACCGGACCTGCATTTATTTATCGCGAAGGTAGCAGTAGATATACCGGAGTTGGTTTTAGTATTGACGGAAGAGATTTAGGAAGTACCATTGCTGATGCTCAAAAAGCGGTAGATGAAGAAATTAATTTCCCGACAAATACCAAAGTAGAATGGGCAGGAGAATTTGAAAGTAAAGAGCGTGCCACAAAACAGCTAACGTATATTGTTCCGGCAGTACTTCTTTTAATCATCTTCTTATTGTATATGAATTTCGGAAATATAAAAGACACGATTATTTGTATTTCTACACTTTCATTTGCCTTTATTGGCGGATTTATATCCTTATGGTTAACGGGAACCATCTTCGGAATTTCAGCAGGAATCGGATTTATTATTCTCTTTGGAGTGTGTACGATAGACGGAATTATTCTAGTCGCTGTAATGAAAGAAAACCTAGAACATATGACTTTGAAAGAAGCAGTTTCTGAAGGAGTTTACAGTAGAATACGCCCAGTAGTAATGATTGCCTTAATGGGATCGTTAGGATTATTACCTGCAGCACTTTCTAACGGAATGGGTTCTGAAGTTCAAAAACCTTTAGCGATTATGATTGTTGGCGGTTTATTAATCTGTATGCTATTATCATTTACCGTTTTACCACAAATATTTTACTTGTTTTATAAGAAAAAGAACAACTAG
- a CDS encoding SDR family oxidoreductase, translated as MKDPRTKYPQPPFDTELQNEPGVESKMNPLPDYGENTYKGNEKLKGKVALITGGDSGIGRAVAYAYALEGAKVVISYLDEHDDAKQTAEVIESKDAEVLLIDGDIREEKHCKDIIEKTIAKFGQLDIIVNNAAFQMARNSLQDITAEEWDKTFRTNIHAPFYLCKAAEQHLAPGSSIINTTSVNAYSPSDNLVPYAATKGAIRNFTASMAQLWAEKGIRVNAVAPGPIWTPLIPATMPGEKVKNFGKQTPLGRPGQPAELASAYVMLAAEDSSYTSGATIEITGGRYTL; from the coding sequence ATGAAAGATCCAAGAACAAAGTATCCACAACCACCATTTGACACCGAACTACAGAATGAACCAGGTGTAGAATCGAAAATGAATCCGCTTCCAGATTATGGTGAAAACACTTATAAAGGAAACGAAAAGCTAAAAGGTAAAGTAGCCTTGATTACCGGTGGCGACTCGGGCATAGGAAGAGCAGTAGCTTATGCTTATGCATTAGAAGGAGCTAAAGTTGTAATCTCGTATCTTGATGAGCATGACGATGCAAAGCAGACTGCAGAAGTTATTGAATCCAAAGACGCTGAAGTATTACTAATCGATGGCGATATTAGAGAAGAAAAGCACTGCAAGGATATTATTGAAAAAACCATAGCTAAATTTGGCCAATTAGATATTATTGTAAATAATGCAGCTTTTCAAATGGCAAGAAATAGTTTACAAGACATTACTGCTGAAGAATGGGATAAAACCTTTAGAACAAATATTCATGCTCCTTTTTATCTATGTAAAGCTGCAGAACAACATTTGGCTCCGGGAAGTAGTATAATTAATACGACATCGGTAAATGCTTATTCTCCAAGTGATAACTTGGTTCCTTATGCGGCAACCAAAGGAGCTATAAGAAACTTTACTGCAAGTATGGCACAACTATGGGCCGAGAAGGGGATAAGAGTAAATGCGGTCGCTCCTGGACCGATTTGGACACCATTAATTCCGGCTACAATGCCCGGAGAAAAAGTGAAAAACTTCGGAAAGCAAACGCCTTTGGGCAGACCGGGTCAACCTGCTGAATTAGCCTCAGCTTACGTAATGTTAGCTGCTGAAGATAGTAGTTATACTTCTGGTGCAACAATTGAAATTACAGGTGGAAGATATACCTTATAA